From Segatella copri, the proteins below share one genomic window:
- a CDS encoding hybrid sensor histidine kinase/response regulator transcription factor, whose translation MKPRIMMISMKSNLRTMRYIGLLLMFIFCLTAQNMMAQRGKLFNSDNQLSSNLATQVFQDSNGFIWIATRNGLNIYDGYNFMVIRKAYNNSNGLNSNYINCITQDEKGRIVLGTNKSLLILNGKRFSNVPMLDSRNKPINTYVTQVSRLHNGDIAVVTSGYGIMTKKTDANACYTMKGEVENLKYIHKILEDKQERLWIILENGKLLRKEKNGKLVSRIMGTEQLNTQDIRQDDKGNIYLATKNEGVYLLKAGSTAFTKIAGIGNLPIDNIYISRDQRLFIGCDGMGIFVYNPVTGFLQNNPLFCHEVNLAKSKITSIIEDSTGNIWVSMLQKGVFMQSQAQCDFNYMGYRLGNRNVIGENSITSLCANQGNQVWVGTDKDGLYLFDIKTGSIKSHLLSNTTVLALCKDKKGRTWVGTYTDGIGFIDAGGSFHPFSLGIGNQAGIFDIQEDPQGNVWFATMGKGLFRLSPDGSIKQWKKQDGADNNLKKNSIPNDFLVKLSISKDGKRVFVATSVGLACYDQQKNSWTSTFGGVNCLNKGSFSHCVYSDSKNRVWFGTEDGAICYDPKKGYAHPKIYNTELGLSNNSVASIIEDYKGRIWIGTTCGLNQVNTEKGTINKYFSDNGLQSNEFSDAAACTLWGGKMLVMGGTGGINWFDTDKVKQHPWQAKVTISGLLVGNNPVYPDMESGIYTITDKGAYNSDKFSLSHEDNTFTIQLSTLTYNNVEQISYAYSINGEDWRTIQSGMNELSFSHMPAGTYKFRVKAICNGYETPVKEFSIIVHPAWYASIWARLCYLLAFLGLCLLYIKHRKRKMEDQLILQQHIHAEEMGEAKLKFFMNISHEIRTPLTLILTPLFTLIKEDKDAHRQGIYDMMRKNSERILHLINQMMDLRKIDKGQMVMHMSETDMVAFIGDEYKLFCQQAIAKSIQFTFEHEDEALPVWIDRDNFDKVLMNVLSNAFKFTPAGGRIRITLSHSPHHVRIAIKDSGKGIQEEKLETIFQRFYQSTTTSYDRNVGTGIGLDLTRSLVELHYGTITAANNKTLDEADWKEGSQFLITLPLGNEHLKPEEMIDAPEPQTAEDIKELEENMEEGNEENAADTANDAEEDFKSKAKSTIAVVEDDEAIRNFLKTQLQETYNILTFCNGKETLPEIIKQKPSLVISDIMMPEMDGNTLCTKIKNNVNTNHIPVILLTAMSREEDQLTGLQSGADAYVVKPFNMDILRRTIINLLNVRRTLKNKFMGNERQSDRQIAIEKALSPKDQLMEQVMKVINDNMDNEDLSVDMIAREVGLSRVHLHRRMKELTNQTPHAFIRNTRLQYAEKLLSHSNKTITDIMYACGFSNPASFSTMFKNFYGSSPRDYMQAHRKI comes from the coding sequence ATGAAACCAAGAATCATGATGATTTCCATGAAATCAAATCTCAGAACAATGAGATACATCGGTCTTTTACTGATGTTTATCTTCTGTCTCACTGCGCAGAACATGATGGCGCAGCGAGGAAAACTTTTCAATTCAGACAACCAGCTTTCGAGCAACCTTGCCACTCAGGTGTTCCAGGATTCAAATGGTTTCATTTGGATTGCCACCCGTAACGGCTTGAATATCTATGATGGCTATAACTTTATGGTCATCAGAAAAGCCTACAACAACAGTAACGGGCTCAACAGCAACTATATCAACTGTATAACACAGGATGAAAAGGGGCGTATTGTGCTGGGAACAAACAAGTCGCTACTTATACTTAATGGTAAAAGATTCAGCAACGTACCTATGCTCGATTCAAGAAATAAGCCTATAAACACTTACGTTACTCAGGTAAGCCGTTTGCACAATGGCGATATTGCTGTCGTTACCTCCGGTTACGGCATCATGACCAAGAAAACAGATGCAAACGCCTGTTACACCATGAAAGGAGAAGTGGAGAACCTGAAATACATACATAAAATTCTGGAAGACAAACAAGAAAGGCTCTGGATTATCCTGGAAAACGGAAAGCTGTTACGGAAAGAAAAGAACGGCAAGCTTGTTTCACGCATCATGGGAACAGAGCAACTTAACACACAAGATATCAGGCAAGACGACAAGGGCAACATTTATCTTGCTACCAAGAATGAAGGTGTTTACCTTCTCAAGGCTGGTTCAACCGCCTTCACCAAGATAGCCGGCATTGGCAATCTTCCTATTGACAACATCTATATCAGCCGCGACCAGCGCTTGTTTATCGGTTGCGATGGTATGGGTATCTTCGTGTATAATCCTGTAACAGGATTCTTGCAAAATAATCCTCTGTTCTGCCATGAAGTAAATCTTGCCAAGAGCAAGATTACCAGCATTATAGAAGATTCTACGGGAAACATCTGGGTGAGTATGCTCCAGAAGGGCGTATTCATGCAGTCGCAGGCTCAATGCGATTTCAACTATATGGGCTACCGTTTGGGCAACCGCAACGTGATAGGCGAAAACAGCATCACAAGTCTGTGTGCCAACCAGGGCAATCAAGTCTGGGTGGGCACCGACAAGGATGGTCTTTACCTCTTTGACATAAAAACCGGTAGTATCAAGAGCCATTTATTAAGCAACACCACGGTACTGGCACTCTGCAAAGACAAGAAAGGCAGAACATGGGTAGGAACCTATACTGACGGCATCGGATTTATAGATGCGGGGGGGTCTTTCCATCCATTCAGCCTAGGCATTGGCAACCAGGCGGGCATCTTCGATATCCAGGAAGACCCGCAGGGCAATGTATGGTTTGCTACCATGGGCAAAGGACTTTTCCGCCTTTCTCCAGATGGAAGCATCAAGCAATGGAAAAAACAAGATGGTGCCGACAACAACCTGAAAAAGAACAGCATTCCTAATGATTTCCTCGTAAAACTTAGCATCTCAAAAGATGGTAAGCGGGTTTTCGTAGCCACTTCTGTGGGTCTGGCTTGCTATGACCAGCAGAAGAATAGCTGGACTTCCACTTTCGGTGGCGTCAACTGTCTGAACAAGGGCAGTTTCTCACATTGCGTTTATTCGGACAGCAAGAACCGCGTATGGTTTGGCACTGAAGACGGCGCAATCTGCTATGATCCGAAGAAGGGATATGCTCATCCGAAGATTTATAACACAGAACTTGGACTTTCAAACAACAGCGTAGCCAGCATCATAGAAGATTACAAGGGCAGAATCTGGATAGGAACTACCTGTGGTTTAAACCAGGTAAATACAGAAAAAGGTACCATCAACAAGTACTTCTCGGACAATGGCTTACAGAGTAATGAGTTCAGCGATGCAGCAGCCTGCACACTTTGGGGAGGAAAGATGCTGGTGATGGGCGGAACAGGCGGTATCAACTGGTTTGATACGGACAAGGTGAAACAGCATCCTTGGCAGGCAAAAGTTACCATATCAGGACTTCTTGTTGGCAACAACCCTGTATACCCGGATATGGAATCGGGCATCTATACTATCACCGACAAAGGCGCCTACAACAGCGACAAGTTCTCCTTATCTCATGAAGACAACACCTTCACCATCCAACTGTCTACTCTTACATATAATAATGTAGAGCAGATCAGTTACGCCTACAGCATCAATGGTGAGGATTGGCGAACCATACAGTCTGGCATGAACGAACTGTCATTCTCACATATGCCAGCAGGTACCTATAAGTTCCGTGTCAAGGCCATCTGCAACGGATACGAAACACCTGTCAAGGAGTTCTCCATCATCGTCCACCCAGCCTGGTACGCCAGCATCTGGGCAAGACTCTGCTATCTGCTTGCCTTCCTGGGGCTCTGTCTGCTCTATATCAAGCACCGCAAACGCAAGATGGAAGACCAGCTCATATTGCAGCAGCATATCCATGCGGAAGAGATGGGCGAAGCAAAACTGAAGTTCTTCATGAACATCAGCCACGAAATCCGTACCCCATTGACCCTTATCCTCACTCCGCTGTTCACGCTGATAAAGGAAGACAAAGACGCTCACCGACAGGGCATCTACGATATGATGCGCAAGAACTCGGAACGAATCCTGCACCTGATTAACCAGATGATGGACCTGAGAAAGATTGACAAGGGACAAATGGTGATGCACATGAGCGAAACCGATATGGTTGCCTTTATTGGCGATGAATACAAACTCTTCTGCCAGCAGGCGATAGCCAAGAGCATCCAATTCACCTTTGAGCACGAAGACGAGGCCCTCCCGGTATGGATAGACCGCGACAACTTTGACAAGGTATTGATGAATGTCCTGTCAAACGCCTTCAAGTTTACTCCTGCAGGCGGCAGAATCCGTATCACCCTCTCCCACTCGCCTCATCATGTCCGCATCGCCATCAAGGACAGCGGCAAGGGCATTCAGGAGGAAAAGCTCGAAACGATTTTCCAGCGCTTCTATCAGAGTACCACCACTTCTTATGACCGGAATGTAGGTACGGGAATCGGTCTCGACCTGACGCGCTCACTCGTGGAACTGCACTACGGAACCATTACAGCCGCCAACAACAAGACACTTGATGAAGCCGACTGGAAGGAAGGAAGCCAGTTCCTCATCACGCTGCCTCTGGGCAACGAGCATCTGAAACCGGAAGAAATGATAGATGCACCGGAGCCACAGACTGCTGAAGACATCAAGGAACTGGAAGAAAACATGGAGGAAGGAAACGAAGAGAATGCTGCCGATACAGCCAATGACGCCGAAGAAGATTTCAAGAGCAAGGCAAAGAGCACCATCGCTGTGGTAGAAGACGATGAGGCAATACGTAATTTCCTGAAGACCCAACTACAGGAAACCTACAATATCCTTACCTTCTGCAACGGAAAGGAGACGCTGCCGGAGATTATCAAGCAGAAGCCAAGCCTCGTTATCTCAGACATCATGATGCCAGAGATGGACGGCAATACGCTCTGTACCAAGATTAAGAACAATGTGAACACCAACCACATTCCAGTGATTCTGCTTACAGCGATGAGCAGAGAGGAAGACCAGCTGACCGGTTTGCAGTCGGGTGCCGATGCCTATGTGGTGAAGCCGTTCAATATGGACATTCTGCGCCGCACCATCATCAACCTGCTCAACGTGCGCCGTACTTTGAAAAACAAGTTTATGGGCAACGAGAGACAGAGCGACAGGCAGATTGCGATAGAAAAAGCCCTTTCACCAAAAGACCAGCTGATGGAACAGGTGATGAAGGTAATCAATGACAACATGGATAATGAGGACCTGAGTGTGGATATGATTGCCCGCGAAGTAGGACTGAGCCGTGTGCATCTGCACCGCCGAATGAAGGAACTGACCAACCAGACGCCACATGCCTTCATCCGCAATACCCGTCTGCAATATGCCGAAAAGTTGCTGAGTCACTCTAATAAGACGATAACAGACATCATGTATGCCTGTGGTTTCTCCAACCCAGCCAGCTTCAGCACCATGTTCAAGAACTTTTATGGCTCTTCGCCTCGCGATTATATGCAGGCACACCGGAAAATCTAG
- a CDS encoding glycoside hydrolase family 5 protein, whose protein sequence is MARYRLYLQKLYIPLIKDAIAHGLYVIVRPPGVCPQDISVGDKYNRYLKGIWKTFAADEYIRQNSGIISIELANEPVRVHMGDGSNSDKALHDYFQPVVDEIREQGFKGIIWVPGAGYQSQYQDYVKNPITDSENNFSYAVHVYSGWYGNMTDKSYDHDTFIRNFKSQVPMVETKPIMVTEIDWSPEDPDKASEGHWNEWGQWTQPNLGSWATASTSKWGLAWKAVHDHFGNIGMTITHPQEYYDIDVYLKTGKVIPGFQNAKKHGLFEECCGYACMNWYKEWYLKQNTTGIKQLETQADVVSTLYYNIEGKEVEKPTAGVYIIKQLLSNGKIRSRKVFLK, encoded by the coding sequence ATGGCGCGCTATCGTCTCTATCTCCAGAAACTCTACATTCCTCTCATCAAGGATGCTATAGCACATGGGCTTTATGTCATCGTTCGTCCACCGGGAGTCTGTCCTCAGGACATTAGCGTGGGCGATAAGTACAACCGCTATCTGAAGGGTATCTGGAAAACTTTTGCTGCCGATGAGTATATCCGGCAGAATTCGGGTATTATCTCTATCGAACTAGCCAACGAGCCGGTGAGGGTTCATATGGGTGATGGCTCTAATTCGGATAAAGCACTGCATGATTACTTCCAGCCGGTGGTTGATGAGATTCGCGAGCAGGGGTTCAAGGGAATCATCTGGGTTCCGGGCGCAGGTTATCAGAGCCAGTATCAGGATTACGTCAAGAATCCTATCACCGATAGCGAGAACAACTTCTCTTATGCAGTACATGTTTATTCCGGATGGTATGGAAATATGACCGATAAGAGTTACGATCACGATACTTTCATCCGCAACTTCAAAAGTCAGGTGCCGATGGTAGAGACGAAGCCTATCATGGTAACGGAGATAGACTGGAGTCCGGAAGATCCTGACAAGGCGAGCGAAGGTCACTGGAATGAGTGGGGACAGTGGACACAACCTAATCTGGGAAGCTGGGCAACAGCATCTACCTCGAAATGGGGATTGGCATGGAAGGCAGTTCACGACCACTTTGGCAATATCGGAATGACGATTACCCATCCACAGGAATATTACGATATTGATGTATATCTTAAAACGGGCAAGGTGATTCCAGGTTTCCAGAATGCCAAGAAACACGGATTGTTCGAAGAGTGTTGCGGCTATGCCTGTATGAACTGGTATAAAGAGTGGTATTTGAAACAAAATACAACGGGAATTAAACAATTAGAAACCCAGGCAGACGTGGTTTCCACCTTATATTATAATATAGAAGGAAAAGAAGTTGAAAAGCCAACTGCAGGTGTTTATATAATAAAACAACTGTTAAGTAATGGAAAAATACGTTCTCGCAAGGTTTTTCTAAAATGA
- a CDS encoding IS1380-like element IS942 family transposase: MAKIQIKSEKLTPFGGIFSIMEQFDALLAQTIDSTLGLRCTMFGYQYSEILRSLMCVYLCGGSCIEDVTTHLMKHLSLHPTLRTCSADTILRAIEELTFKSITYKSASGKSYDFNTADKMNCLLVNALLATGQLKSGQEYDFDFDHQFIETEKYDAKPTYKKFLGYSPGVAVINDMIVGIENRDGNTNVRFNQKETLERIFKRLEASEIYISRARMDCGSCSEEIVDMVEAHCRHFYIRANRCSSFYDSMFALTGWKTVEINGIEFELNSILVEKWKGKPYRLVIQRQRRIDGDLDIWEGEYTYRCILTNDYKSSARDIVEFYNLRGGKERIFDDMNNDFGWNRLPKSFMAQNTVFLLMTALIRNFYKAIMQRLKTHEFGLRATSRIKTFVFKFISVPAKWIKTSRRHVLNIYSDNNAYANLFKTDFG; this comes from the coding sequence ATGGCAAAGATACAAATAAAATCTGAGAAACTCACTCCTTTTGGGGGAATTTTTTCGATTATGGAGCAATTTGATGCTCTTTTAGCTCAAACCATAGATTCCACCTTGGGATTGAGATGCACTATGTTTGGTTATCAATATAGCGAGATTCTACGCTCTCTGATGTGCGTATATCTTTGTGGTGGCTCATGTATTGAGGATGTTACAACTCACCTGATGAAACATTTGTCTCTTCATCCAACTCTTCGCACTTGCAGCGCAGACACCATATTACGTGCTATCGAAGAACTGACTTTTAAGAGCATCACCTATAAGTCTGCTTCTGGCAAATCCTATGATTTCAATACTGCAGACAAGATGAACTGCTTACTGGTCAATGCCCTGCTTGCTACTGGTCAATTGAAATCCGGTCAAGAGTATGATTTTGACTTTGACCATCAGTTCATTGAAACAGAGAAGTATGATGCAAAACCAACCTACAAGAAGTTCTTGGGCTATAGTCCAGGTGTAGCTGTCATTAACGACATGATTGTTGGTATTGAAAATAGAGACGGCAACACAAACGTGCGCTTCAACCAAAAAGAAACTTTGGAAAGAATCTTCAAGCGATTGGAGGCTTCGGAAATATATATTTCTCGTGCCCGCATGGATTGCGGCTCATGTTCGGAGGAAATCGTAGATATGGTAGAGGCTCATTGCAGGCATTTTTATATTCGTGCCAACAGATGCTCTTCTTTCTACGATTCCATGTTTGCCTTAACTGGATGGAAAACTGTTGAAATCAACGGTATTGAGTTTGAGTTGAATTCTATCCTTGTTGAGAAATGGAAAGGAAAACCGTATCGTCTTGTCATACAGAGACAAAGGCGAATAGATGGAGACCTTGACATTTGGGAAGGCGAATATACCTACAGATGTATACTGACTAACGATTACAAGTCGAGTGCAAGAGACATCGTGGAATTCTACAATCTTCGTGGTGGCAAGGAACGCATCTTCGATGACATGAACAATGACTTTGGCTGGAATCGATTGCCAAAATCGTTCATGGCACAGAATACTGTATTCCTGCTTATGACAGCTCTCATCAGAAACTTCTACAAAGCTATTATGCAGAGATTGAAAACCCATGAATTTGGATTGCGTGCCACCAGCAGAATCAAGACCTTTGTTTTCAAGTTCATCTCTGTTCCTGCGAAATGGATTAAGACATCACGTAGGCATGTATTGAACATTTACTCAGACAACAATGCTTATGCCAACCTGTTCAAGACAGACTTTGGTTAA
- a CDS encoding SusC/RagA family TonB-linked outer membrane protein, which yields MKRTAALCLVGAFCSLNAQAQNIQVKGNLVDGTGEPLIGATVKVKGNASVGAVTDLDGNFSISVPSENSILVFTYVGMKTKEVKIGKKREFKLTLEDDNAIGEVVVVGYGQQKKASVVGSITQTTGEVLERAAGVSDVGSALTGNLPGVVTIQGNGMPGEEEPQIIIRGSSSWNNSDPLVLVDGIERPLSSVDISSVESISVLKDASATAVYGVKGANGVILVTTKRGQEGKAKIDIGFNATLKAPSKLPNKYDSYDALMLRNQVVERELGIYPEGVSYLRPQSFIDNYRNQTTQEQRERYANVDWQDALFKKSAMSYNANVNVSGGTKFVKYFASADFVHEGDLFREYDNGRNYNSGYGYNRINVRSNLDFAITSSTTLKVNVAGSNGVRKAPWSNMSNSEWQIGQQWAGAYNIAPDVFLPQYSDGSWGFYPSASNVSNSAQNLAIGGTAQATTTRINTDFTLEQKLDFITKGLNFRGTISWDNVFVETGRGINDLNNEAQTKYIDPETGQVTYGKELEGQNKFDWQQGVNWSTEGGSVDNNQTVRNLYYQLQLNWARKFGQHDVSAMGLFSRQENARGSVMPTYREDWAFRATYSYAGRYNIEYNGAYNGSEKFSKDNRFAFFNSGAIGWTITEENFMKSLRDKHIIDMLKFRASYGEIGDDNLGPDPFDSTRRWLYMSQWAYGGKTTMDLDHTESIYTWYRQNTLGNDNVKWETVKKTNFGIDYGFLGGLITGSLDFFCDRRNDILIFGSNRSVPSYFGTTAPTINKGKVRTSGYEWELKLNKVFANGLRLWGNFNMTHAKNKVILKDDAILTPNYQKEAGFAMNQYHSYIDKGFINNIDDLIGSPAHDSNDNHRLVGDYYIVDFNGDGVVDSKDSAPVGYSSSPQNTYNATIGFEWKGFSAFAQFYGVTNVTRDVGLGSFGNKLDNVYDIGTWWNKNQTNAECVLPRWGATASSYSDGTQYMYDGSYIRLKNVEIAYTWTKGWIKALGVNYLKIYLNGNNLWLWTRMPDDREANLGGGGWLGAYPTVRRFNLGVKFSL from the coding sequence ATGAAACGGACAGCAGCCTTATGCTTGGTGGGAGCTTTCTGCAGCCTGAATGCTCAGGCACAGAATATCCAGGTCAAGGGTAATCTTGTTGACGGTACAGGTGAGCCTCTGATAGGTGCCACTGTAAAAGTGAAAGGTAATGCCAGCGTCGGTGCGGTCACCGACTTAGATGGTAATTTCAGCATCAGTGTTCCTTCTGAGAATTCTATCCTCGTATTTACATACGTAGGTATGAAGACCAAGGAAGTAAAGATTGGTAAGAAGAGAGAGTTCAAACTTACTCTTGAAGACGACAACGCCATCGGCGAAGTTGTAGTCGTTGGTTATGGTCAGCAGAAGAAGGCTTCTGTCGTAGGTTCCATCACCCAGACTACTGGTGAGGTTTTGGAGCGTGCAGCTGGTGTCAGCGACGTTGGTTCAGCCTTGACAGGTAACCTCCCAGGAGTTGTTACAATCCAAGGCAATGGTATGCCTGGTGAGGAGGAACCTCAGATTATCATCCGTGGTTCTAGTTCATGGAACAATTCCGACCCTCTCGTTCTTGTTGATGGTATTGAACGTCCTCTGAGCAGCGTGGACATCTCTTCTGTGGAGAGCATCTCTGTACTGAAGGATGCTTCTGCTACTGCAGTCTATGGTGTGAAGGGAGCCAATGGTGTCATCTTGGTTACCACCAAGCGTGGTCAGGAAGGCAAGGCTAAGATTGACATTGGTTTCAATGCTACGTTGAAAGCTCCTTCTAAGTTGCCTAATAAGTACGACTCTTATGATGCGTTGATGCTTCGCAACCAAGTGGTAGAACGTGAACTGGGCATTTATCCTGAAGGTGTTTCATATCTTCGTCCTCAGTCTTTTATAGACAACTATCGAAACCAGACTACGCAGGAGCAGCGTGAACGTTATGCCAATGTGGATTGGCAGGATGCACTTTTCAAAAAGTCTGCTATGTCCTATAATGCGAACGTGAACGTGAGTGGTGGTACAAAATTCGTTAAGTACTTCGCTTCTGCTGATTTCGTGCATGAGGGTGACCTCTTCCGTGAGTATGATAATGGTCGTAACTACAACTCTGGCTATGGATACAATCGTATCAATGTTCGTAGTAACTTGGACTTTGCCATCACAAGTAGCACTACTTTGAAGGTAAATGTGGCTGGTAGCAATGGCGTAAGAAAAGCTCCTTGGAGTAACATGAGCAATAGTGAGTGGCAGATTGGTCAGCAGTGGGCTGGTGCTTATAACATCGCCCCAGATGTGTTCTTGCCACAATATTCTGACGGCTCATGGGGATTCTATCCATCTGCTTCCAATGTAAGTAACTCTGCACAGAATCTTGCTATCGGTGGTACAGCACAGGCTACAACCACTCGTATCAATACAGACTTTACCCTTGAGCAGAAATTGGATTTCATAACCAAAGGCTTAAATTTCCGTGGTACTATCTCTTGGGATAATGTTTTTGTTGAGACAGGACGAGGTATCAATGACTTGAATAATGAAGCCCAGACTAAGTATATTGATCCTGAAACAGGTCAGGTTACTTATGGTAAAGAACTTGAGGGACAGAATAAGTTTGATTGGCAGCAAGGTGTGAACTGGTCAACGGAAGGTGGTTCTGTAGATAATAACCAGACTGTTCGCAACCTCTACTATCAGTTGCAGCTCAACTGGGCTCGCAAGTTTGGACAGCATGATGTGTCTGCCATGGGCTTGTTCTCACGTCAGGAGAATGCACGTGGTAGTGTGATGCCAACTTACCGTGAGGACTGGGCATTCCGTGCTACCTATAGCTATGCAGGTCGTTATAACATCGAGTATAATGGCGCCTATAACGGATCAGAAAAGTTCAGCAAGGACAATCGTTTTGCCTTCTTCAATTCAGGTGCTATCGGATGGACCATTACTGAGGAAAACTTCATGAAGTCTCTTCGTGACAAGCACATCATCGATATGTTGAAGTTCCGTGCTTCCTACGGTGAGATTGGTGATGACAACCTAGGTCCAGACCCATTTGATTCTACTCGTCGCTGGTTGTATATGAGTCAGTGGGCGTATGGCGGCAAGACTACGATGGATCTCGACCATACAGAGAGCATCTATACATGGTATCGACAGAACACTCTTGGAAATGATAATGTGAAATGGGAAACAGTTAAGAAAACCAACTTCGGTATTGATTATGGTTTCTTGGGAGGCTTGATTACTGGTTCTTTGGATTTCTTCTGTGATCGTCGTAATGACATCTTGATTTTCGGCTCCAACCGTTCCGTTCCTTCTTATTTCGGAACGACAGCACCTACTATTAATAAAGGTAAGGTTCGTACTAGTGGTTACGAGTGGGAATTGAAACTTAATAAGGTGTTTGCTAATGGCTTGCGACTCTGGGGTAATTTCAATATGACCCATGCCAAGAATAAGGTAATTTTGAAGGATGATGCCATCCTTACTCCAAATTATCAAAAGGAGGCAGGATTTGCCATGAATCAGTATCACTCTTATATAGATAAGGGCTTTATCAATAATATTGATGATTTGATAGGTTCTCCGGCGCACGACTCCAATGACAATCATCGTTTGGTTGGTGACTATTACATTGTTGATTTCAATGGTGATGGTGTTGTTGATAGCAAGGACTCGGCTCCTGTAGGTTATAGCAGTAGTCCGCAGAACACCTATAATGCTACTATTGGTTTCGAATGGAAGGGGTTCTCTGCTTTCGCTCAGTTCTATGGAGTAACTAATGTGACCCGTGACGTAGGATTGGGAAGTTTTGGTAATAAGCTTGATAATGTTTATGATATTGGTACTTGGTGGAATAAGAATCAAACCAATGCAGAATGTGTCCTCCCTCGTTGGGGTGCCACTGCTTCAAGTTACTCCGATGGTACACAATATATGTATGATGGCTCTTACATTCGTTTGAAGAATGTCGAGATTGCTTATACCTGGACCAAGGGTTGGATTAAGGCATTAGGCGTAAACTACCTCAAGATTTACTTGAATGGTAATAACCTCTGGCTCTGGACTCGTATGCCTGATGACCGTGAGGCAAACCTCGGTGGTGGTGGCTGGTTGGGAGCATACCCTACGGTTCGCCGCTTCAACTTAGGTGTTAAATTCTCATTGTAA